A window of Lepidochelys kempii isolate rLepKem1 chromosome 1, rLepKem1.hap2, whole genome shotgun sequence contains these coding sequences:
- the LOC140904961 gene encoding butyrophilin subfamily 1 member A1-like, with protein MELSASSGLWAFVFFCHIGILVSSESFTLKGSDSPVIATVGTDVILPCQLSPRTSAKQMEVRWHSSEIAGLTHHYENGHDALQKQNPHYQGRTELFKEELPNGNVSLLLKKVQVADGGSYVCFIGNKSNYLESLVELKVGAVGTGPTISVHRSQDQGVTLTCSSEGWYPEPAIMWADRHGQRQNSTMLSVKDVQGLHNIQSHMDVKDNKSQVLVCRLQSNFWDQTRQSELQLSSDLFPYDKHPYVVTIVILCLLLVIFGVVTGFIFKTERESKGKLQIAKELLKARNSAVQIRVDPNTAHPNLHISSDCLHVSHSDQKQEVTDTLERFDGWACVLGSETLRAGKEYYWEVYVGNKTDWDLGVTDGKANRKGWQDLKPENGYWGIRFFNSTDYIAFEDPEVKLKLGKQPKVVGIHLDGKAQRLDFYDVSDMSHIYTFSLKFPLDVYPYFCPGLNKNGKNKDPLNLCFLSPDYSDLMSSTSIPSPHISTSELLEGTNGKDVAVEHSNLKNSDDATLPFLHQAPFIQKQEPSPQSGNMHKLCIGS; from the exons ATGGAACTGTCTGCCAGCAGTGGGCTCTGGGCCTTTGTCTTCTTCTGCCATATAGGAATCCTGGTCTCCTCAG AAAGCTTTACCCTGAAAGGATCAGATTCTCCAGTGATTGCCACAGTTGGCACAGATGTCATCCTTCCATGCCAGCTTTCACCTAGGACCAGTGCCAAACAGATGGAAGTGAGATGGCATAGCAGTGAGATTGCTGGCCTGACCCATCATTATGAGAATGGGCATGATGCCCTGCAGAAGCAGAACCCACACTACCAGGGAAGGACAGAGCTGTTCAAGGAGGAGCTTCCCAATGGCAATGTCTCTCTACTGTTGAAGAAGGTTCAGGTGGCAGATGGAGGCAGCTATGTCTGCTTCATTGGCAACAAATCGAATTATTTGGAAAGCCTTGTGGAGTTAAAGGTTGGAG CTGTTGGCACAGGCCCGACAATCTCTGTGCACCGTTCCCAGGACCAGGGAGTGACACTCACTTGCAGTTCAGAAGGGTGGTATCCAGAACCAGCAATAATGTGGGCTGACAGGCATGGTCAAAGACAGAACTCAACTATGTTATCTGTAAAAGATGTTCAAGGTCTACACAATATTCAGAGTCACATGGATGTGAAAGATAACAAAAGCCAGGTCTTGGTGTGTCGGCTCCAAAGCAACTTCTGGGACCAGACAAGACAGTCGGAGCTGCAACTTTCCA GTGATTTATTCCCATATGATAAACACCCATATGTAGTCACCATAGTAATATTATGTCTATTGCTCGTTATATTTGGTGTGGTTACAGGCTTCAtattcaaaacagagagagaatccaAAG GAAAGCTTCAAATTGCAAAAG AGCTATTGAAGGCCCGAAACTCAGCTG TGCAAATTAGAGTGGATCCTAACACAGCCCATCCCAACCTTCATATTTCATCGGATTGCCTACATGTAAGCCACAGTGACCAGAAGCAAGAGGTGACTGATACTCTGGAGAGATTTGATGGATGGGCCTGCGTGCTGGGATCTGAGAccctcagagctgggaaggaataTTACTGGGAAGTGTATGTGGGAAATAAGACAGACTGGGATCTTGGGGTTACAGATGGGAAGGCTAATAGGAAAGGCTGGCAGGATTTGAAGCCAGAGAATGGGTACTGGGGGATACGGTTTTTTAACAGTACTGATTATATAGCCTTTGAGGATCCTGAAGTTAAACTAAAACTTGGCAAACAGCCTAAAGTAGTGGGGATTCACTTAGATGGTAAGGCTCAGAGGTTAGATTTCTATGATGTTTCAGACATGTCTCACATCTACACTTTTAGCCTGAAATTCCCTCTGGATGTATACCCCTATTTCTGTCCTGGTCTGAACAAAAATGGGAAAAACAAAGACCCTCTCAACCTTTGTTTTCTCTCGCCTGACTACTCTGACCTAATGTCTTCAACTTCCATTCCTTCACCTCACATCTCCACTTCAGAGCTCTTGGAAGGCACTAATGGAAAGGATGTGGCTGTAGAACACTCCAACCTCAAAAATAGTGATGATGCCACCCTTCCATTTCTACACCAGGCTCCTTTCATACAGAAGCAGGAGCCATCCCCTCAATCTGGCAACATGCACAAACTGTGTATAGGTTCTTAG
- the WBP11 gene encoding WW domain-binding protein 11, which yields MGRRSTSSTKSGKFMNPTDQARKEARKRELKKNKKQRMMVRAAVLKMKDPKQIIRDMEKLDEMEFNPVQQPQLNEKVLKDKRKKLRETFERILRLYEKENPDIYKELRKLEVEYEQKRSQLSQYFDAVKNAQHVEVESIPLPDMPHAPSNILIQDIPLPGAQPPSILKKTSAYGPPVRPISVLPPPGLGVPRLPPGRKPPGPPPGPPPPQVLQMYGRKVGFTLEMAPWRREEEISYSPDIGQRGHDDDASSTSEDEGYPEDMDQDRHDDSSDDSDSDRSDADSEGDEFLHRDNENEREGEDKKSGLSVRFADMPGKSRKKKKNMKELTPLQAMMLRMAGQEIPEEGREVEEYSEEEEEEDEDDSESEETPQQQRKEESRPETGSSSTTPSQPQQQQQPPPQPVPPTQLQAPPMTGPPPLGPPPAPPLRPPGPPTGLPPGPPPGAPPFLRPPGLPGLRGPLPRLLPPGPPPGRPPGPPPGPPPGLPPGPPPRGPPPRLPPPAPPGIPPPRPGMLRPPLVPPPGLFPPAPIPNPGVLSAPPSLIQRPKADDTSGATIEKKATATISAKPQITNPKAEITRFVPTALRVRRENKGASAVSQRKHDDEPALQLTKATPKVGSSAPVSVQTKDDVYEAFMKEMEGLL from the exons ACAGATCATTCGGGACATGGAAAAATTGGATGAGATGG AGTTTAACCCAGTACAGCAGCCACAACTTAATGAGAAGGTGCTGAAGGACAAGCGTAAGAAGCTGCGTGAGACCTTTGAGCGAATTCTGCGGCTCTACGAGAAGGAGAATCCTGACATCTACAAAGAACTGCGCAAGCTGGAAGTGGAGTATGAGCAGAAGAGATCGCAGCTCAGCCAATACTTCGATGCTGTCAAG AATGCACAACACGTTGAGGTGGAGAGTATACCCCTGCCAGACATGCCTCATGCCCCCTCCAACATCCTTATACAGGATATCCCCCTACCTGGGGCTCAACCACCTTCTATCCTCAAGAAAACATCAGCCTATGG CCCTCCAGTCCGGCCCATTTCTGTACTTCCACCTCCTGGACTTGGCGTTCCACGGTTACCCCCAGGTCGGAAGCCCCCTGGACCTCCTCCagggcctcccccaccccaagtcctACAGATGTATGGCCGTAAAGTGGGCTTCACTTTAGAGATGGCCCCTTGGAGGCGAGAGGAAGAGATTTCTTACAGTCCTGACATAG GTCAGCGAGGGCACGATGATGATGCCTCCAGTACCAGTGAAGATGAAGGGTATCCTGAGGACATGGATCAAGACAGGCATGATGACAGTAGTGATGACAGTGATAGTGACAGATCAGATGCAGACAGCGAAGGCGATGAATTCCTGCATCGTGACAATGAAAATGAAAGGGAGGGTGAAGACAAGAAATCAG GGCTTAGTGTGCGGTTTGCCGACATGCCTGGGAAGTCacggaaaaagaaaaagaacatgaAGGAACTGACTCCACTTCAGGCTATGATGTTGCGAATGGCAG GTCAGGAAATCCCCGAGGAGGGGCGAGAAGTGGAGGAATATtcggaagaggaggaagaagaggatgaaGATGATTCTGAATCTGAAGAGACACCACAGCAGCAACGCAAGGAGGAGTCTCGTCCAGAGACGGGGTCATCATCTACTACACCCTCTCAgccacagcaacagcagcaaccaCCACCACAGCCTGTTCCTCCAACTCAGCTACAGGCACCGCCCATGACTGGGCCTCCCCCTCTGGGAccacctcctgcccctcccctgaggcctCCAGGACCACCTACTGGTCTTCCTCCTGGTCCTCCACCAG GGGCTCCTCCATTCCTGAGACCTCCAGGATTGCCAGGTCTGCGTGGGCCTTTACCACGACTCTTGCCACCTGGACCTCCTCCTGGTCGGCCCCCCGGTCCTCCACCAGGCCCACCTCCAGGTCTGCCACCCGGCCCACCCCCACGTGGACCCCCACCTCGTTTGCCACCTCCAGCACCACCAG GTATCCCTCCTCCTCGTCCAGGCATGTTGCGTCCACCTCTGGTGCCTCCACCAGGGCTTTTCCCGCCGGCTCCCATTCCAAACCCAGGGGTGCTGAGTGCCCCACCCAGTCTGATCCAGCGCCCCAAGGCGGATGACACCAGTGGAGCTACCATTGAGAAGAAAGCCACAGCCACAATCAGTGCCAAGCCGCAAATTACCAACCCCAAAGCAGAGATCACCCGCTTTGTGCCCACTGCCCTGCGAGTGCGACGTGAGAATAAGGGGGCTTCTGCTGTCTCCCAGAGAAAACACGATGATGAGCCTGCTCTCCAATTAACCAAAGCAACCCCTAAGGTTGGCTCCTCTGCCCCTGTCTCTGTGCAGACTAAGGATGATGTGTATGAAGCCTTCATGAAGGAAATGGAGGGGCTACTGTGA